The Arabidopsis thaliana chromosome 5, partial sequence genomic interval TATTAGATATGAAGGGGTCATAATttagagaacaaaaacagaaaaggaaatgaatgggagaaaagaagcaaatactatttttagtaaaaccttcacataaaacatatattccgtataaattctaaattctaacaaaagatccgTTGTAGCACATTGTCGAAAGCAATTATTCTAGTTTAATATTGGATTAGAATTCCGGGTTTGAAGCCCGGCAGCGGAAAAAtccttttggtgctttttataatgtatcttgtatgacaattgaagatactttctCATATTGTTCTATCTTCTCTActcattgttatggtttttatactatattatatgattcttgaagaaaatagttcatgagttttagatatgagggGGTCATATTTTcgacaacaaaaacagaaaaggaaatgaaagggagaaaagaagcaaatactctcTTCAATAAAACCTTCACATAAAGCATAAATACCgtagaaattataaattctaacaaaagatccaTTTTAGCACATTGTCTAAAGCAAACATTCCAGTTCAATACTGGATCAGAATTACGGGTTTGAAGCCCGGCAGCAGAAAAATtcttttggtgctttttataCTGTATCTTGTATGGcaattgaagatactttctcgtattgttctttcttctttgctcattgttatggtttttatactagattatatgattcttgaagaaaatcgtgcttgagttttagatatgagggagtcatattttcaaaaacaaaaacagaattgGAAATGAATGGgtgaaaagaagcaaatactcttttcaataaaaccttcacataaaacatatataccgtataaattctaaattctaacaaaaggTCCGCTGTAGCACattgtcaaaaacaaacattctagtttaatactAGATCAAAATTCTGGGTTCGAAGCCCTGCAGCGGAAATATCTTTTTGGTGCTTTTAATattgtatcttgtatgacaattgaagatactttttcatattgttctttcttctctgctcattgttatggtttttatactatattatatgattcttgaagaaaatcgtgcttgagttttagatatgagggAGTCATATTTAgagaacaaaaatagaaaagaaaatgaatgggGAAAAAGATGCAAATACTCTCTTCAATAAACCttcacataaaatatatataccttatAAGTTCTAAATTCGAATAAAATATCCGCTGCAGCACATTgtctaaaaccaaacattctAATTTAATAGTGGATCAGAATTCCGTGTTCGAAGCCCGGCAGCGGAAAAATCCTTTTAGTGCTTTTTATAATGTATTttgtatgacaattgaagatactttctcatattgttctttcttctctactcattgttatggtttttatactatattatatgattcttgaagaaaatcgtgcttgagttttagatatgcGGGGGTCatattttcgagaacaaaaatagaaaaggaaatgaaagggagaaaagaagcaaatactctcttcaataaaaccttcacataaaacataaataccgtagaaattataaattttaacaaaagatcTGTTGTAGCACATTGTTTAAAGCAAACATTCTAGTTTAATACCGGATCAGAATTTCGGGTTCGAAGCCAGGCAGCGGAAAAATctttttggtgctttttatattgtatcttgtatgacaattgaagatacttttTCATATGGTCCTTCTCTCTACTCCTTGTTATGGttttatactatataatataattttgaagaaaatcgtgcttgagttttagatatgagggGGTCATAGtttcgagaacaaaaacaaaaaaagaaatgaatgggagaaaagaagcaaatactctattcaataaaactttcacataaaacatatataccgtataaattctaaattttaacaaaagatcTACTGTAGCACATTGTCTAAAGCAAAcattctagtttaatactGGATCAGAATTCCAGGTTCGAAGCTCGGCAGCGGAAAATTctttttggtgctttttataAAGTATCTTGTTTAacaattgaagatactttctcgtattgttctttcttctctgctgattgttatggtttttatactatattatatgattcttgaagaaaatggtGCTTGAGTTTTAAATATGAGGGGTTCATATGttcgagaacaaaaaaagaaaaggaaatgaatgggagaaaagaagcaaataccCTCTTCAATAAAACGTTcacataaaacatttataccgtagaaattctaaattctaacaaaagatcctTTGTAGCACATTGTGTAAAGCAAAcattctagtttaatactGGATCAGAATTACGGGTTTGAAGCCCGGCAGCGGAAAAAATtcttttggtgctttttataCTGTATCTTGTATGGcaattgaagatactttctcgtattgttctttcttctttgctcattgttatggtttttataatagattatatgattcttgaagaaaatcgtgcttgagttttagatatgagggagtcatattttcaaaaacaaaaacagaattgGAAATGAATGGgtgaaaagaagcaaatactcttttcaataaaaccttcacataaaacatatataccgtataaattctaaattctaacaaacGGTCCGCTGTACCACATTGTCTAAAACAAAcattctagtttaatactAGATCAAAATTCCGGGTTCGAAGCCCAGCAGCGGAAATATCTTTTTGGTGCTTTTAATACTGTATCTTGAATgacaattgaagatactttctcatattgttctttcttctctgctcattgttatggtttttatactatattatatgattcttgaagaaaatcttgcttgagttttagatatgagggGATCATattttcgacaaaaaaaaaaaaaaggaaatgaaagggagaaaagaagcaaatactctcTTCAATAAAACCTTCACATAAAGCATAAATACcgtaaaaattataaattctaacaaaagattcaTTTTAGCACATTGTCTAAAGCAAACATTCCACTTCAATACTGGATCAGAATTACGGGTTTGAAGCCCGGTAGCGGAAAAAATtcttttggtgctttttataCTGTATCTTGTATGGCAATAGAAGATACTTTCTcgtattgttctttcttctttgctcattgttatggtttttatactagattatatgattcttgaagaaaatcgtgcttgagttttagatatgagggagtcatattttcaaaaacaaaaacagaattgGAAATGAATGGgtgaaaagaagcaaatactcttttcaataaaaccttcacataaaacatatataccgtataaattctaaattctaacaaaaggTCCGCTGTACCACATTGTCTAAAACAAAcattctagtttaatactAGATCAAAATTCCGGGTTCGAAGCCCAGCAGCGGAAATATCTTTTTGGTGCTTTTAATattgtatcttgtatgacaattgaagatactttctaatattgttctttcttctctgctcattgttatggcttttatactatattatatgattcttgaagaaaattgtgcttgagttttagatatgaagGGGTCTTAGTTTCgagaacaaaaatagaaaaagaaatgaatgggagaaaagaagcaaatactctattcaataaaactttcacataaaacatatataccttATAAGTTCTAAATTCGAATAAAATATCCGCTGCAGCACATTgtctaaaaccaaacattctAATTTAATAGTGGATCAGAATTCCGTGTTCGAAGCCCGGCAGCGGAAAAATCCTTTTAGTGCTTTTTATAatgtatcttgtatgacaattgaagatactttctcatattgttctttcttctctactcattgttatggtttttatactatattatatgattcttgaagaaaatcgtgcttgagttttagatatgagggGGTCATATTTTcgacaacaaaaacagaaaaggaaatgaaagggagaaaagaagcaaatactctcttcaataaaaccttcacataaaacataaataccgtagaaattataaattttaacaaaagatcTGTTGTAGCACATTGTTTAAAGCAAACATTCTAGTTTAATACCGGATCAGAATTTCGGGTTCGAAGCCAGGCAGCGGAAATAtccttttggtgctttttatattgtatcttgtatgacaattgaagatattttttcatattgttctttcttctctactcattgttatggtttttatactatataatataatttttgaagaaaatcgtgcttgagttttagatatgagggGGTCTTAGtttcgagaacaaaaacaaaaaaagaaatgaatgggagaaaagaagcaaatactctattcaataaaactttcacataaaacatatataccgtataaattctaaattttaacaaaagatcTACTGTAGCACATTGTCTAAAGCAAAcattctagtttaatactGGATCAGAATTCCAGGTTCGAAGCTCGACAGCGGAAAATTctttttggtgctttttataAAGTATCTTGTTTAacaattgaagatactttctcgtattgttctttcttctctgctgattgttatggtttttatactatattatatgattcttgaagaaaatggtgcttgagttttagatatgagggGTTCATATGttcgagaacaaaaaaagaaaaggaaatgaatgggagaaaagaagcaaatactaTTTTCAGTAAAACcttcacataaaacatatattccgtataaattctaaattctaacaaaagatccgTTGTAGCACATTGTCGAAAGCAATcattctagtttaatactGGATCAGAATTCCGGGTTTGAAGCCCGGTAGCGGAAAAAtccttttggtgctttttatattgtatcttgtatgacaattgaagatactttttcatattgttctttcttctcttctccttattatggtttttatactatatcATATGAATCTTGAAGGAAATCgtgcttgagttttagatattaGGGGATCatattttcgagaacaaaaacagaaaaataaacgaatgggagaaaagaagcaaatactctcTTCAATACAACcttcacataaaacatatataccttataaattctaaattataacaaaagatTCGATGTAGCACATTATTTAAAGCAAACATTTTAGTTTGATACTAAATCAGAATGCCGGGTTCGAAGCCCGGCAGcgaaaaaatgtttttggtgCTTATTGTTTATGGGTTATGGCTTTGCATAGTACTATTCATCACTTCTTTTCAACTGTTAGTACTATTCATCACttcttttcaacttttaaaagTGCATTAAATTGACAACAAATGATGTCCTCAAAAACTCAACTTTCTCTCACTGATACATCCACACACAGACACAGACGTAATGTACAATTTACTTGACGTAATGTACAATTTACTTAACAAAAAGAACCTCGCTAGCTACAATAACCTCACAACATATACTtgtatacatttatatataacagaCATCTGCCACCTGACTGGCTTGAATATGGATCTTATCCTGCTTTCTCATGTCAGATCATATCACACCCCTTTCCTTACATATACCTTGGATATGGGTTGTAACCTTGCGGTTGTTGCGGATTACCATTGGATACAAATGGGTTGCCAAAGGGATTGTTCATGTTCTGCTGCTGTTGTTGATAAGGTTGTTGTACAGGTCCCATCATCATTCCTGCATTCTGATGCTGATACCCGaatgtttgatgattttggttCGCCATTTGAAAAGGTTGAGGAGCTGCGACTCCATTAGATGCATAGAAAGGTTGGTGCATCATGTGACCATTATGAACTGGATTTTGTTCCCATGGATTATAGCTCCTGTTTTGCTGTTGACTCACTCTGATTGCATCCTCATATAGGCTGTCAAGTGTGAGCTTGTCCAGTCCACCCGCCTTTTTATTCAAATGACACAGGAAGACATCTAATGTCATAAAACACACTTCTGCGGCTAAACataagaaatagagagagggagagatgCTATCTACCAATTTGCTATCTGCAGCGGCACCTTCATTTGAGCTTGGGGCAGTCACAAGTGCCAATTCCCAGCCAGTCGAATTACCATTTGTAAAATCAGTTGTCGAATGTGGCTGTTCAactggagaaaaaaaacatcagattaatttcaatttatacGTTTACCGGGAAGATAGGATCTAAGGAAGGATATATCAATAATGCCATGCGAAATAAACTGTATACCGCTAACAGGGACAATAGCCAAAGCCAAAGCATTTTTCTCTTCAAGTTCAGAGACCATTGGAGCTGGATCATCCATAGACTACCAGGTGAAAGTCAAATTAGTCAGTAGCAGTTCCACGAAAAAGAAACGCTAGGATGGGAATAGTTAAGCAACTAGACAAATACCAGAAGGTCAGGTTGTTTCTCTACAGGcttctctgcttctgcttTAACTGGTTCAGGTGATGCTGGTTTCTCTTCAACAACCTTCGGGGGAATTTCGTACTCTATGGCCAAAATCTCTTTGGGAGCAGTAAGTTTCTCCACTACCTGCCATTATCGTAAAAGTTAAGTGTTAATGCTTAACAGCAACTTGGATCACAGTGAAGGAAATGGCAATGAGTTTGTTCATGCAGAACGAATAAGAAACGCCTAGAATATTTGGATTTACAAAACCAAGTACAAACgaacaaataaagaaacgaAGAAAAGATGCTCTTGTACCTGCTCTTTCTTGACCCCTGCTGCTAATGGTGCTTCTTTCACATACTCTTCCATTGCTTGTAGAAAAGAAGTGGGAGGCTTCATACAAAACAAGATATGGTGAGGAAAAAGCTCAGACAAATAACCGAATAAATATTCACATTTGTAAGAAAATCCAACCTGCTCAATCTTTATAAATCTCTCTCCACGTCCAACATTAACACTTTTGCAAACTTCGAAAAATTCAGAAAGCCTCCCTGCCTGAACGACCAATGAAACCAAACTTAAGGGGGTTCTTATGCCACACAAAcgtgaaagaagaaaccaacatACCAGTCAGAGGTTGTATGTACCTGTTTTACCGCTCGTCTGTACATATCCAAAGCCTTCACAGCATCATTCCGTTGCATATCAAAGAACTGTCATCAAGGAAAAATTGTGTTTGAATAAGTCAGGAAAggtagaaaatatatacagaAAAAGAGCTTTTGCGTACCTTATCAACCAAATTGTCTATGCCATCTGTCAGTGCTTGATATATTTTAGTGCTCTCAGATATAACCTAATCGGTGAGAAGTAGATTGAAAATCATAAATGCTGTTAACCATATTTAATCGAGGAGCTATTAACTCCAGTTAATTGTATATAGCATACCATTGAGAGTGCCAATTGGATAATGTGGTTTTGAACAGCTGCCCCTTCAGGCTGCAAAGATGCACCAATGTTGAATGAGTGTAAAAGAGATACAAATCTTATCCATTGCTAAGAAAATCAACATCAAACACAACAGAAGAAGTAGATGCTGAGTTGGATTATCACCTGACAGTCAAGAACACGGAAAAGAAGTTCTTGCAGAGCAGGAAGTTGCTCGAGCAAATCAGGAGTGTCCAAATCTTTGGTTCTCTGTATTTATAGCACGTTCTTGTGATTTCAAGAGTGAAAGAAAACTCTGAGAGCTCATAACAAAAGAGATGTAACCAGACACTTACTGGGGGGTCAACCTCAACATCGTACTTCAAAACACGGAAACACTCTAATCGCTCCTCTAAGAATAGAGCATAGAAACGGACCCAAGCAGAATAAGCCCAAGCTGAAAATAGGGgtgaaagaaagataagtGAACCAAAGAGCTTCTTGTATAAAAAAGATTCAACGAAAGTAAAAAGCAGTCTACTACCATTTGGACCAGAATCATCTTTAAAATGAGACATATTCAGCATATGACTTCTGCTTCTGCTATAATTAATAACTTCTTCATGAAATGTCTGGTCCACTTCTCTCA includes:
- a CDS encoding ENTH/ANTH/VHS superfamily protein (ENTH/ANTH/VHS superfamily protein; FUNCTIONS IN: phospholipid binding, clathrin binding, binding, phosphatidylinositol binding; INVOLVED IN: clathrin coat assembly; LOCATED IN: plasma membrane; EXPRESSED IN: 24 plant structures; EXPRESSED DURING: 15 growth stages; CONTAINS InterPro DOMAIN/s: Epsin-like, N-terminal (InterPro:IPR013809), ANTH (InterPro:IPR011417), ENTH/VHS (InterPro:IPR008942), Clathrin adaptor, phosphoinositide-binding, GAT-like (InterPro:IPR014712); BEST Arabidopsis thaliana protein match is: ENTH/ANTH/VHS superfamily protein (TAIR:AT2G01600.1); Has 1807 Blast hits to 1807 proteins in 277 species: Archae - 0; Bacteria - 0; Metazoa - 736; Fungi - 347; Plants - 385; Viruses - 0; Other Eukaryotes - 339 (source: NCBI BLink).); the encoded protein is MSGGGGSQSSLRRYLGAIKDTTTVSLAKVNSDYKELDIAIVKATNHVERPSKERYIRAIFMAISATRPRADVAYCIHALARRLSRTHNWAVALKTLIVIHRALREVDQTFHEEVINYSRSRSHMLNMSHFKDDSGPNAWAYSAWVRFYALFLEERLECFRVLKYDVEVDPPRTKDLDTPDLLEQLPALQELLFRVLDCQPEGAAVQNHIIQLALSMVISESTKIYQALTDGIDNLVDKFFDMQRNDAVKALDMYRRAVKQAGRLSEFFEVCKSVNVGRGERFIKIEQPPTSFLQAMEEYVKEAPLAAGVKKEQVVEKLTAPKEILAIEYEIPPKVVEEKPASPEPVKAEAEKPVEKQPDLLSMDDPAPMVSELEEKNALALAIVPVSVEQPHSTTDFTNGNSTGWELALVTAPSSNEGAAADSKLAGGLDKLTLDSLYEDAIRVSQQQNRSYNPWEQNPVHNGHMMHQPFYASNGVAAPQPFQMANQNHQTFGYQHQNAGMMMGPVQQPYQQQQQNMNNPFGNPFVSNGNPQQPQGYNPYPRYM